Genomic segment of Candidatus Poribacteria bacterium:
TTCGCCGATGAGGAGTTTGGGGGACCCCCAGCGTTTGTAGCGTCCCAAATAGAGGAGAATAAAATCGCCAACCGATTCAATATCGCGCTTGAAGCCGTGGAACTGTTTCGCCTCTTCACCCGGGACGGCTCTACTGAACCCAGTGCTAACGGGATCGATGAAAACGAGATCCGTTTTGTCTAAAATAGAACATTCATTATCGGCCAATTGATACGGTGGATGCGGCAATTCACCATCTTCATCGGGTTTGACACATCGCGGTCCCAGTACTCCTAAATGTAACCAGACGGATGAAGATCCGGGACCGCCGTTGAAGGAGAACGTTATGGGACGTTTAGATGTATCCTCTACATCGTCCCGTGTATAGGCAATAAAGAAAACGGAGGCTTTCGGCTTTTCGCCTTCCTTATCGATCTCCTCTTTCAGGACGAGCGTCCCCGCTGTGGCAGTGTAACGGATCTCTTCACCATTGATCGTAACACTGTGATGTGTAACCGAGAGTTTATCTTCAGGGATATCGGGGTTTTTCTGGTCATCCTTCGTTTCTTCAGATTCTTTTCTTTCTTCTTGGCTCATATTGCTGCCTCTCTGCTTTTTTGATTGGTAAGGATTGAGTATATTGCCTTATTGAACGCATTATAGCATATTTTGAAAAACAGGTATGATAAAAATCGTGGAGATGTAAATGAGCGAGGTTACATGAAGGTTAAGAATTTAATCGGGTAATTTTACCGATGCTCGGTGCGGTTAGGAATGCAGATCGCATGAATCAACGCCGAGTGCGCGTGTGGCACTCGGCGGGGCGAGAAAACAGCGTCGAGATTCGGAGATCCCTCCTACAAGATATAAACGCGACACCAAGTTGGGCAAAGAATTTGACATTAAGAAAAAATATGCTAAACTTTAGACAAAGGAGTAATACAATGAAGAAACCGATCCGCTTAGGACTGATTGGCTGTGGCGGCATCGTGCAAAACACGCATGCTCGTGCCTATCGTTCCGTTCCAGATACTGTCAAGGTTACTGCCCTCGCCGATATTGTTCCTGAAAATTTGCAAAAGATTGGTGACATGTTCAGCGTGCCTACAGGAAACCGATACACAGATTATCGAGAAATGCTGGAGCACGCAACAATTGACGTGGTGACGGTTGCCACACCGCACTCATTTCACGCCGAGCAGGTAATAGAAGCGGCAAATGCAGGTGTTGCGATCATCTCTGAAAAACCGATGGCGACGACGTTAGAAGAGGCGGATAGAATTCTGGAGGCGGTCCGTGGGAATCGCGTCCCTTACACAGTGGTGCATAACTATCTCTTTACTGCTGGGATGCGAGCGGCAATGACAGAACTGGTTGCTCTGGGAGAATCGCATTTCGGACGAAGCGTCGGCATGGGATTGAAGCCGACAGATTTCTCGGCTGATCATCCGACCGCTGCGTTCGCTTGGCGTGCGAGCAGAGCGAAAGGGGGTGGATGCATCATCGACACGAGTTATCACGAGATCTATGCGGTCTGTACGCTGATGCGATCGCCAGTGCGTTATGTTGAAGCACGGGTGAAAACGATGCAGCTTGACATTGATGTTGACGATATGGCGATGTTGTTGTGCGAACATGAAAATGGTGCTGTTACGACGGTTTCAGGAGCATGGTGCGTGCCCGGCACGGATTCCGGCTGGTGCGAGATGCATGCAGAAAACGGCTCACTGCGAGTCCAGCACCGCCAAAATGTGAAGGACGCACTTCGACGTTTCACAAGAGCAGAAGGCTGGAAGGAAATAAACCTCCCCACATTCAACGAGGCTGAGCAGAACGATGCCAGTGGTCATGTTCGATACTTCACAGAGACCTTCAACGCTCTTGCTGCGGACACAGCACTACCAGTGCCTGCGGAGAAAGCGTATCACAATCTCGCGATTATCGAAGCCGCACGGAAAGCGACAACGGAACGCCGCGCCATTGAAATACTGGTGCCGTAGAGGTATTTGGTCTTTTCAAAAAGGAGTAGAAATGAAAAGAGGTCTGCTACTTCACATTCTGATCGTCCTGATGTTCGGACTCAGTTTAAACGTCTCGATGCCCTGCTTCGCACAGCAGAACACAATAATTTTTGCCGCCAAAGCGGATGCAGAATTTGATGCCGAAGAGGATATAAATACAACATTTTGGCTTGCTGCTGGGGGGATTTTAGGAGTGGTGGGTAATCTTCCGCTTGGTGTTGTTGCTATGGGTGGGGCTTATGTCTACCAGCCTATTCCGTCTGCTGAGCGACTTCTCGGCAAACCCGCGGACTATGTGAGTATCTATACCGATGCCTATAAAGCGCGAGCGCGAAGGCTACAACTGGAGGCTGCTGGGAAAGGGGCACTCGGCGGGTCGGCGGCGTTCTGTTTATTAGGGATGGTGCTTAATATAAAGCCGTGGGCAGACTGGGTTTTCTGGTAGCACAGTGGGGCAGGCACAAGACCTGCCCCTACAGGTGTTGCAGGTATTATCCACGTAAGAGGTGTCGCAAGGCGTTTGCGATAATATCCTCTTCACCTGCATTGAGGGTGTAGGCATTAATCACAATGGTTTCTTTACCATGCGTGTTCACCTTGATACGGGGGGTACCAGCATCCAATTCGTGTGCAACCTGCGTAGCATCCTTTCCACTAATAGCAGTATCAAAGGTAACATGCAGATTTGACAGCGTATGACTTTTTTCTTGGTAGTGGACTTCACACGATACACCATCGAGATTCTCAAGCCCTTCTGCGAGGACAGCATATCTCCCATCCTGTTCCTTTGACCGCGACTCATGGTTCGTTGACAACCAGATGTCGATAGCAGTCACCAACCCGATAATCTCTTGCCGGTCCACTTTCATACCACGTCCAACGGGTCTCGGTCCAATGAAACCGTGTGTTCGTACTGTTTCAATGAGATCCTTTTTGCCACAAACGAACCCAGTAGAGTGAGGGGCATTGAAATACTTGCCACCGAAACAGACCAGGTCGGCGCATTGGGCATTCCGTCGAAAATAATCGAGCGGATAGATTTGGGCGGCTGCATCGGCGATCACCGGAAGATTGTGTGAGTGGGCGATCTCAATCGCATCTGCTAAGGACACCCCTTTTTTATGTTCGGCTTGAATCAGATATGCAACCGCTGCTGTGTTTTCCCCGATAGCGGCTTCTAACGCCCCAGTTGTGCAACGGTCATCATCGCCTACGTAAATAAGTTTACTCCCCGGAATCGTAAACGCTCGGTCATAGGTGTAGTGTTGCATTCTCTGAAAAACGATTTCGTCCTTGAGTCCAGTGGTATCTGGAAGTTGCGCGCATTTGTCAGGGTCGTTTCCGGTCATAACTGCTGCTGATGCCAAAACGAGAGCGGCATAGCATCCAGCAGTGACATACGCGTCTTCAACTCCCAACTGTTCAGCGATGAATTGTCCCGATTTTTCGAGCAATTCCTCCATTTCGACGTAACTTTCATCCGCTTGGCGCATTGCGTCTCGGACGGTTGCCGAAGGTGTGGATCCGCCTCGGACGGTCTGGTTGCCTGTCGCATTAATGACGGGTCGTGCGCCGAGTTTTTTGTAGATGTTTCCCCAACCTGTATTCGCCATGAGATAGCCTCCTTGCGTAGGGTCTCCATAACTCGAATGAGAAGCGTTAACGGTTTCGGATATAAATCTAAACTTACTCTAATAGGAAACGCAAGATTTGTCAATGAAGTTTCTTTCGTGTCGAGACTTAGAGGATCGTCAATTCGTCTTCTTCGCCACTCTCTTCGAGAACCGTCGCTAATTCCGCAGCGACGGACCCGAAAGCTTCGGATTGCGGGGATTCCGGATGCCCAGCGACAATCGGGACACCGATGTCACCCGCAGTGCAGACTTCAGCATCAAGTGGGATTTGCCCCAAGAACGCAACACTGAAGCGTTCACTGGTGTTTTTACCGCCATCCGCCCTAAAGATTTCTGTTTTCTCGTTGCAGTGCGGACAGAGGAAGTAACTCATGTTTTCAATGATACCGAGGATAGGGACACCGAGACGTTCAAACATGGCAACGCCGCGCCGGACATCGGCAAGGGCAACATCCTGTGGTGTCGTGACAATGAGCGCGCCCGTAAGCGGAAGTGCCTGCGTTAGAGAGAGCGCGACATCACCTGTGCCGGGTGGAAGGTCAATGATGAGATAATCGAGTTCACCCCAGTCTACATCGCTGAGAAGTTGGCGGATGGCACCGTGTAACATCGGTCCCCGCCAGATCATCGCCTGCTCTTCTGGCACCATAAACCCAATCGACATAAGTTTAATGTCGTGACGAACGAGCGGAATAATCTTACGTTCTGGACTGGTTTTCGGTTGTTCTTGGATACCCATCATTGTTGGGATACTGGGACCGTAGGCATCTGCATCCAGCAAGCCGACTGTGCTACCCGTAGTCGCCAAGGAAATCGCGAGATTGGTAGCGACAGTAGACTTTCCGACACCCCCTTTTCCGCTGGCGACCGCTATTTTATACTTGATATTCGGTAATGTGATGTTTTGTTGCTGGGGTTGTTGTTGCTGGGGAGATGCGGGTTGTCTGGGTTGCCGTCCAGAAATCTGTGAACCTGTAATTACCTGCAGATCGGGATGTGCTTTCGTTGCAGAACTTGAGGGTGAGTCTGGCTTTTTTTTCTCGCCTTTTTTTAGAAATCTCATTCGATTCTCCTATAGACTTGTTTATTGGATATTCAGAAGGTGTTGGGGCGATGTGAAGAATAGCGTAACATCAACACTGCTTTATATGACGCTATAACTCAAAATAGTTTAACATTTTTTCCGATAATTTTGTATAATACGTATACAAAAAAGTGCTTGATCCGACCAAGTTTCCATATTTATAGTAAAGTTAAGAATCACTTAGATACTCCAAAGCGGCATTGAAAACTGCCTACACATTTTTAGGTTTTACTATAATTCGGAAAATAGAGAATTATCACTCTCATGAATCGTTATGAATCTCGCGCACCGCTCTATTGTAAAGGAGTTTTTTATGAACATTCTGATGTTACGCCATTCCGCCGGCTTTGAGCACACTTATTTACCCGATGCGGAAGTCGCATTGAAGGAGATTGGTGCAGCAAACGGTTGGAACGTCACCACAACACACCGATGCGACCGAATCACCGCTGAAAACCTCGAAAACCAAGATATTCTCGCATTCGCAACGACAGGGAACCTCCCGTTTGATGATGCTCAAAAAGATGCACTGTTGAGCTTCGTGCGGAACGGCAAAGCATTCTTTGGCATCCACAACGCAACAGATACCTGCTACGACTGGCCCGAATACGGAGAGATGCTCGGCGGCTATTTCGCGGGACACCCGTGGCATCAAGAAGTAAACGTGATCGTGGAAGACGGGAACCATCCAGCAACGCGTATGCTCGGCAGTAGTTTCAAAGTCGTTGACGAAATCTACACGTTCAAAGATTGGGATCGTTCTAAAACACGGGTCCTGATGCGTTTGGACAATAATTCTATTGATGTCTCCCGCGGTAACCGTGAGGATCACGATTACGCACTCGGTTGGTGCCATACTTACGGCAAAGGGCGCGTGATGTATACGGCACTCGGACACCCCGATGCGCTTTGGCGTGAAGAATGGTTCCACGAACACATCATAGGATGTCTTAAATGGGCGGGCGGGTTAGAAGATTAGTCAGCCGTCAGCGGTCAGCAATCAGCGATCAGAGTATTAGACATCAACCATTAACGCGTAGGTTGAGTTGAACGAAATTGATACCCAAATACACCTCAACCATAATATAAGTATGCCATCAAGGACACAGTGAAATCCAACTTTATACTGTGAGATTCCCGCTGCTTTGACACGAAATATGTTGGGTTTCACTGCGTATCTCTGTCCTAAGGTTTTATAGGTCCGGCACTGGTGGTTTTGATAGGTTATTCTTCAATACTACCGGTTCAACCCAACCTACGATGAAATTTTTATCTTAAGTGGGTCAACTCGATATAACACCAGTGGCTCGTAGAAGCGTTTCCTGCACCAACAACTCATGTGATACGGGACGGTCAGGGGGCTGTGTTCCTGCGATGGTCGCTAAAAACGCGTCAAGCTCGAGTTCATAGGTGCGCTGACGGCTTTCGCCATCTATCTCAACAACCTGTTCGCCCTGCGAATACCCTCCCTTTGCTTCCTCTAAGCAGAGTCGAACCTTCAATCCGGGTTCAAACGGTTCAACGATGATAGCACTCCCCTTGGTACCGTATACCTCAAATCGACGTGCAACGGGTCTCGGTTCCAACGCGGAAATCGAGATAAATGCTACCGCTTTCTCAAATTCATAGACAGTTAGGGTATTATCTTTGAAAGGTTCGACTGAATCGGCATCGTTTCGGAGGAAAGAGGTTACCTTTTCCGGTCGTCCGAGGAGCCAAAGCACTTGATCGAGTACATGTCCACCCAAATCAAAAAAGATACCACCGATGTGTTGGCTAATGCGCGTGCGCGCTTCGTGAGAAATATTGGTTGACATGTGGGCGCGAACCGAAAAGACATCCCCTAAGAATCCAGATTTCGCCCACTCCGCAACCTGTTTAAAGGCGGAGTGATACCGCAGCATATATCCCATCTGTACGTGTAGGGACTCTTCCTGGGCGGTATCAATGACGCGTTGCCACTGCTCCCAGTTCTCACCAGCGGGTTTGTCGTACCAAACGTGTTTGCCAGCATTCACAATCTGCTCCGTTTGATCCAAACTTTCGGCGTTGTTCCCTTCAGAAGCGACCGCTACGATCGTATCGTCGTCCAACATCTCTGCAGCATCCGCAAACCAGTGAACATCCGCAAACGTCCCCCCGTTCGCTTGAAGTTTTCCGCGTTGTTGCGCGTCGGGTTCAAATACACCTGCGACTTCAACGTCAGGATTGATGAGCATTGCCTGCAATTTTCCGCGTGCGTGCCCGTGTTTGGTTCCGTATTGTGCCATCCGTATTTTCGCCATAGTTCCTCTCCAAAATCCGAAATTTGCAACGTAGTGCTATCTGGCTATTATACGAACACGAAATCGAATGTCAAGGAATATTTATGGAATGGCAATCAGCGGTCAGCAGTCGGCAGTCAGCGGTCAGCAATCAGCGGTCAGCAATCGGCAGGATAACCTATAGGTCAGGGGCATTTATTTATTTTTACACGATTTATTCTGGCTTACAAAGCTCTATCACACTCTATTTGACCAAAGCGTTAATTCATGTCAACGAAAATTAAAACAGGAATGGAAAACTGAATGACTCTGCATTTGTGTTAGGCATTGGTTGATTTTTCTTACTCAGTATGTTTCAATATTGTTTGTTAGACGTAGAGTTTTCTATTACCACGCCATTATTTTATGCGAAACGTCTCCGACCGGTGGTATTGATTTCAATAATCTGACGGGTTACGTCAATGAACCCCGATTCTGGAGCATGGAATTAGTGCAGCGTTTTTGAATGATAGCAAAATTTGACAAAAAAGCACACCCCTCTTAGAATAGAGAAAAAATGAAAGTAGGACAGAGAATGAAAATTGCAATATGCAACGAAATGTTTGAAGATTGGAAAATCGAAGATGTTTTTACCTATACCGCTGAACTCGGCTACGAGGCGGTTGAGATTGCTCCGTTTACTTTAGCAGATTCGGTTTTAGATATCAGTGAGACCGAACGGACACGTATCCGTAAGGCAGCAGAAAACGCGAAGATAGAGATTGCTGGGCTTCATTGGCTACTCGTCTCACCTCCGGGACTGTATATTAACCACCCAGACGCAAATATTCGGGAAGAAACACGGGACTATTTCCTGGCGTTGATTAATTTATGTGCCGACTTAGATGGCAAAGTCATGGTAATCGGTTCACCGCAACAACGAAATGTGATGGACCCGCTCTCGTTTGAAGAGGCTTGGGAATACGCACGGTCAACGTTTTCAGAGGGTGCCGAACTGGCAGGCGAAAGAGACGTGATGCTCTGTATGGAACCCTTGTCGAGTGACCAGACGAACTTCATCACGAATCCCGACACAGCGGTCGAGATGGTGAAGGATGTCAATCACCCAAATTTCCAGATGATTTTGGATGTGTGCAGCACGGCGAAAGAAGGGCTGGATATGCCAACACAGATCCGTAACCACGCGCCATACGTCGCACATTTCCATTCTAACGACGACAACGGCTATCTACCCGGTTCTGGCAACGTAGATTACCCACCGATCATTGAAGCTTTAAAAGAAGTTAATTACGATGGCTACGTTTCAACAGAGGTTTTCGACTTCAACCCGGATCCGCAGACAATCGCGAAACGGAGCATCGAGTTTGTGAAGTCGCTGCTGTAGGAGAGAACGATGAACAAGACTATCCATGACTGCTATGAGGCGTATACCACCCTCAGAAACGAAATGGGACGATGGCTGAAACAGAGCATGCTGCTCGATCCACCAGGTCCGAACGATGGCGGTGAGGACGAGGCGAACTATGCACTCGCATGGTTTCCGCACTATTTAATCACAGGTGATGCGACCGTTCTACAACACTTTGATACACTGAAGGCGGCTCTGCACGGTTGGGTGAAACGTGATTGCCTGCACGGATACGAACCGAAGGCGGAGGCACATCATGGACCGGAACCGTTTCTCCTTTTCCTGCCGCGTTACATTGGTCTGGTGCCGGAGGATACGGAAGCGACCTCTCTCTTGACGGATGCGGCAGAACACATCGGGAATTGGGTACCAGAGATCCCGCCTTGGTATGACTATGAGCGCGACACGTTCATCGGGTACAACATCGGCAGCCGAGATGTGACGAACGATGAAAAGGACGCGTATGAAATGGCGGAACATTTTCGATTCATTCATATCGCGATTGCGGCGTATCGTGTGACGGGTGAAGAACGCTACCTGACGTGGGCACTACGATATGGAAGGAAACGCGCCGAGCGGCTTGCTGCGGCACCAGATCCGATGCCGATGCTTTGGACGCTTGACGGAGAGGGGCTGGATGAAGCTGCGGTCAATGAGAAGAATCTACAGCGTCTCGTCGCAAGCACGCACCACATCCTTGGTGACCCGCTTGCCGGTATTGAGGTATTGTTGGCTTCTGGTGCCATCTACGCATTGGGTGACCTCTATCTGCTCTCAGGAGAAGAAATTTTCAAAACAGCGGCAAAACGGATTGTAGAACCGTTAGTGACATCGTTGAGCGATCCGTTTAACGACCCAGCGGCGGCGGCACTCAGCTACTACCGTTGGACCTTTGGGGATACTGGATTCGACGAGGAGATCCGTACCGAATTAGCGGAACTTCCTGATGAATCACCAGAACTACTGGCGTTGATTTTCCCGCAAGAGACACGTCGTCGGGAACCGGGTGTTGGCAAACGGGCGGATATGGCGTATTGGGGAGAATGGTCGGACGATGGATCCGTGCAACCGATTCAGGAACCGTCAACCGCCACGCTAACGCTTGCCTATCAAGTAACAGGCGAGATTGCTTACGCCATGCGGGCATTGCGAAGTGCTGCGACGCGTTTAAATATTGCGAGACGTGTGCTACGCGGCGGAAGGGAACACGCTGATATGGGAGGCGCGGTGTGCTCAGTTGCGGCTGGACATGGACGGAATTGGGGACAAGGCGCGGTCACAGCGTGCTATGGTCCTCTGCTTCTCGGCACGCGTGAAGTTCAGAGTGAAGTCACACAACTCCTGGAGGTTCGACAGGGGAACAGACAAAACCATCCGCCGATGCTTCTCTCTTTGGTGCGACCTATTCTCGGAACAGAAAAGAACACAGAGATAGTGTTCTACAATGGCGGGGATACACCGCTGACATTTTCATGGCGATTGCAAAGCGACGAAGCGACTGCGTGGGAAACAACGACACTTGCTGCTGGCGAAATGAAACGGGATTCGGTCTAATCTCGTGAAGTTCTTAATTCCGAAAATTCTGAGCAATAAGCGTCAAATCGAGAATATTAACAAGGTCATCGCCATTTACATCGGCATTCGGATCCGCCTGCCCAAAACGAGAAGCGACAAAGACGAGGTCCAAGATATTCACAATGCTATCGTCATTCACGTCGTAAGGCATCTCGGTCGCGAGCAGATTTGAACGGACCAATTCAAAGACAATATCCTGATCTGTTTCAAATTTAACAGGTCCGAAATTTGGTGCGAGCCACTGATAGGAGGTTGAACGACTCGTACCTAAGGCAACAGTAGTTCTCGTGCGCACTCGAATCTTTAAACAGTTTTCAAATGTTCCCGCCGGTGTGACAACATCCTCAACAGCGACAACCTCATTCACACTGGAGACCGAAGCAGCACCGACTATATTGACCTCCGTTTTCCCTTGTGTTTCCCATATTTCACCGAGTTGAAGCATCGGGGGGAAAAATATGGTCGGTGGTGAAAATTCCACACGCGCCACTCCGAAGGTGTCCCCAAGTTCGGCGACAATTCTGTGGAGTTTCATACCTGCTTCGTCCACCTGAAAGAGGAAAGTGCTCGTTCTGACGGTGCTCGTGCCTAATACCTCTGTTGTGATCTCAAGGATACGGACCTGTTCACCGTTGACAGGTTCATCAACCGCTTGAATTGTGTAAGTGGTACGTTCCGCACCGTCTTCGCTCTCCAATACCCACGTATTCCCAATATCAGCAGGGTAATAATTCTGAGCATCGGTTATGCTGGTGAAAGCACAGAGTAGGATAATAAGTAGGACGACATTTCTGACCATTTGATTCCCCTTTGTCAAAGTTGATGCGGTTACAATGATTATACCACTTAAAATAGCGAAGTGTCAAAAAAAACGCCCTGATGAAAACACCAAGGCGTTTGAGTGAATAATGTTCGCTGTGTCCTCTACTTGAGGATAACCATCCGTCGGGTCGCAGTGAAATCTGATGTCTGCAGCGTATAGAAGTAGATACCACTCGCGACACGTTCACCTACAGCGTTCTTACCATCCCAATACGCAGCACCCGACGGCGACATATATGAACCTGTCGGCTGCCAACCCAAATCCAACGAACGAACCAAATGACCCGATATATTATAAATATCGATCTTCACTTCTGTCGCTTTGTTCAACTGATATGGAATCCATGTTTCTGGATTGAACGGGTTCGGGAAGTTCTGCGCCAACAACGTGTCTTGCGGTTGCACATCGCCAACATTGAGTTGAAGACTCAGGAACGCATTGCGAATATCACTTGTCGTCACTGTCCGTTGGAACGGACCTGAGACGATTCTACCACGGTCATCATAAAGCGCGACTTCGAGTTTATCTCCGGCTTCAACGACGCTCTTACGGTTCAGGTCTGCCCAGACAGCAGAGGAACGTCTCGCTGCGTTTGTGACGTTCTCCGTGGCGACGAGGGTATATGCCGTGCCAGTTTCCATGCCGTGAATGTCGGAGGTAACGATGAACGCCCATGCGCTTTTATAGGTTGCGAGTGAAGGTGCAGCGGGGGCAGCCTCTTCAGCGGCGGGTTCCTCAGCAACTTCTTCTTCAGCTTCTTCTTCAGCTTCTTCTTCAGCGGCGGGTTCCTCAGCAACTTCTTCTTCGGCAACTTCTTCTTCAGCGGCAACCTCTTCTTCAGCGGCAACCTCTTCTTCGGCAACTGCGTCATCAGCAGGAACTTCCTCAACGGGGGCATCTTCAACAACAGGTTCCTCAGCAACAGGTTCCTCTGGCATCGGTTCCGGTTTAGCCTGCTCAGGTTGGTTGTCCCATGCCTCACCTGTGAACTTCACCATACCCCCAGTAGGTGTATTGACGATATAACCTTTGTCCCCTGTAACGTCAAAGCCATCACCTTCATCCGCAACCGTGTAGCCGATAAAACGCTGCATCGTCGCGTCGAGTTGAATAACAGCTGTTGCGTCCAGCATTTCTGCCAACGATTTTGCCGAGTAGGGTTCTGCTGGCATCAACGGGATCGAAATCATGTTCAAACCCGGTTCAAGGGTCATATCAAAACCAGGACCTTCTACGACTGGTTCTGGCATCGGTTCTTCTGGGGCTGGTTCTTCAGGAGTTTCAGCAGGTACATCCTCAGTAGAGAGTGTCTCTTCAACGACTGGAACTTCCTCAGCAGGTGGCACTTCCTCAGTAGCTGGAGTTTCTTCAACGGCTGGAGTTTCTTCAGTGATTGTAGGCTCTTCAGCAGGTGCGTCCTCAACAACGGGTGCCTCAACAAGATTGTAGCTTTCCAAGTCAAAAACAATTTCGTTTGTATCCTGGAATTTGACGGGACCAACATCGGGTGCAAGCCATAGGAACTCATTCTCACGGACAACTGTAAGTGCCGTGACGGCTCTTCGATTCGTCTCTACCTTAACACAATCTTTGAATACGCCGAGCGGGGTTTCAACATCCTCGATTGCAACAACCTCTAAAGAGCTGGTAGTGGTCGCTGCTCCGACCAGTTGCAGGACGGTTTCCGTCACAATCTCCCACGTATGTCCTAATGGTAGCGCGGCGGGGAAATTAGTAACCGGTGGATCAAAAGTCGCCTCGGCGATGCCAAATGCGCCTCGGTCAAAGGCAACTTGATGTAGTATAATCTCTCCATCTCCAGCAACAGTTACCCAGGACTTG
This window contains:
- a CDS encoding Gfo/Idh/MocA family oxidoreductase; this translates as MKKPIRLGLIGCGGIVQNTHARAYRSVPDTVKVTALADIVPENLQKIGDMFSVPTGNRYTDYREMLEHATIDVVTVATPHSFHAEQVIEAANAGVAIISEKPMATTLEEADRILEAVRGNRVPYTVVHNYLFTAGMRAAMTELVALGESHFGRSVGMGLKPTDFSADHPTAAFAWRASRAKGGGCIIDTSYHEIYAVCTLMRSPVRYVEARVKTMQLDIDVDDMAMLLCEHENGAVTTVSGAWCVPGTDSGWCEMHAENGSLRVQHRQNVKDALRRFTRAEGWKEINLPTFNEAEQNDASGHVRYFTETFNALAADTALPVPAEKAYHNLAIIEAARKATTERRAIEILVP
- a CDS encoding aminotransferase class V-fold PLP-dependent enzyme; its protein translation is MANTGWGNIYKKLGARPVINATGNQTVRGGSTPSATVRDAMRQADESYVEMEELLEKSGQFIAEQLGVEDAYVTAGCYAALVLASAAVMTGNDPDKCAQLPDTTGLKDEIVFQRMQHYTYDRAFTIPGSKLIYVGDDDRCTTGALEAAIGENTAAVAYLIQAEHKKGVSLADAIEIAHSHNLPVIADAAAQIYPLDYFRRNAQCADLVCFGGKYFNAPHSTGFVCGKKDLIETVRTHGFIGPRPVGRGMKVDRQEIIGLVTAIDIWLSTNHESRSKEQDGRYAVLAEGLENLDGVSCEVHYQEKSHTLSNLHVTFDTAISGKDATQVAHELDAGTPRIKVNTHGKETIVINAYTLNAGEEDIIANALRHLLRG
- a CDS encoding Mrp/NBP35 family ATP-binding protein; this encodes MRFLKKGEKKKPDSPSSSATKAHPDLQVITGSQISGRQPRQPASPQQQQPQQQNITLPNIKYKIAVASGKGGVGKSTVATNLAISLATTGSTVGLLDADAYGPSIPTMMGIQEQPKTSPERKIIPLVRHDIKLMSIGFMVPEEQAMIWRGPMLHGAIRQLLSDVDWGELDYLIIDLPPGTGDVALSLTQALPLTGALIVTTPQDVALADVRRGVAMFERLGVPILGIIENMSYFLCPHCNEKTEIFRADGGKNTSERFSVAFLGQIPLDAEVCTAGDIGVPIVAGHPESPQSEAFGSVAAELATVLEESGEEDELTIL
- a CDS encoding ThuA domain-containing protein; translation: MNILMLRHSAGFEHTYLPDAEVALKEIGAANGWNVTTTHRCDRITAENLENQDILAFATTGNLPFDDAQKDALLSFVRNGKAFFGIHNATDTCYDWPEYGEMLGGYFAGHPWHQEVNVIVEDGNHPATRMLGSSFKVVDEIYTFKDWDRSKTRVLMRLDNNSIDVSRGNREDHDYALGWCHTYGKGRVMYTALGHPDALWREEWFHEHIIGCLKWAGGLED
- a CDS encoding Gfo/Idh/MocA family oxidoreductase, translating into MAKIRMAQYGTKHGHARGKLQAMLINPDVEVAGVFEPDAQQRGKLQANGGTFADVHWFADAAEMLDDDTIVAVASEGNNAESLDQTEQIVNAGKHVWYDKPAGENWEQWQRVIDTAQEESLHVQMGYMLRYHSAFKQVAEWAKSGFLGDVFSVRAHMSTNISHEARTRISQHIGGIFFDLGGHVLDQVLWLLGRPEKVTSFLRNDADSVEPFKDNTLTVYEFEKAVAFISISALEPRPVARRFEVYGTKGSAIIVEPFEPGLKVRLCLEEAKGGYSQGEQVVEIDGESRQRTYELELDAFLATIAGTQPPDRPVSHELLVQETLLRATGVISS
- a CDS encoding sugar phosphate isomerase/epimerase encodes the protein MKIAICNEMFEDWKIEDVFTYTAELGYEAVEIAPFTLADSVLDISETERTRIRKAAENAKIEIAGLHWLLVSPPGLYINHPDANIREETRDYFLALINLCADLDGKVMVIGSPQQRNVMDPLSFEEAWEYARSTFSEGAELAGERDVMLCMEPLSSDQTNFITNPDTAVEMVKDVNHPNFQMILDVCSTAKEGLDMPTQIRNHAPYVAHFHSNDDNGYLPGSGNVDYPPIIEALKEVNYDGYVSTEVFDFNPDPQTIAKRSIEFVKSLL
- a CDS encoding T9SS type A sorting domain-containing protein — its product is MKTPKFMFWLAPLLVLSLVCSFAPVAMAQNYFPSMVGNTWVFVSADGAERRTYTFEGPETVDSEEFIFFNITKETVGTDVVAFDKSWVTVAGDGEIILHQVAFDRGAFGIAEATFDPPVTNFPAALPLGHTWEIVTETVLQLVGAATTTSSLEVVAIEDVETPLGVFKDCVKVETNRRAVTALTVVRENEFLWLAPDVGPVKFQDTNEIVFDLESYNLVEAPVVEDAPAEEPTITEETPAVEETPATEEVPPAEEVPVVEETLSTEDVPAETPEEPAPEEPMPEPVVEGPGFDMTLEPGLNMISIPLMPAEPYSAKSLAEMLDATAVIQLDATMQRFIGYTVADEGDGFDVTGDKGYIVNTPTGGMVKFTGEAWDNQPEQAKPEPMPEEPVAEEPVVEDAPVEEVPADDAVAEEEVAAEEEVAAEEEVAEEEVAEEPAAEEEAEEEAEEEVAEEPAAEEAAPAAPSLATYKSAWAFIVTSDIHGMETGTAYTLVATENVTNAARRSSAVWADLNRKSVVEAGDKLEVALYDDRGRIVSGPFQRTVTTSDIRNAFLSLQLNVGDVQPQDTLLAQNFPNPFNPETWIPYQLNKATEVKIDIYNISGHLVRSLDLGWQPTGSYMSPSGAAYWDGKNAVGERVASGIYFYTLQTSDFTATRRMVILK